A single genomic interval of Electrophorus electricus isolate fEleEle1 chromosome 4, fEleEle1.pri, whole genome shotgun sequence harbors:
- the LOC113577287 gene encoding KH homology domain-containing protein 4-like gives MQMASGTPCLNSRWDQPKSKADMLQGILGNVSHALSTHVASAPVSSAGTGPSSAVGSVQLSTVQTAAATAGACAPTRYSSAGNNPPQGGVEMAAAMAAKINAMLMAKGKLKPLQPLPSKAPPCVSLPGSSEEVVVTEVDINDVPVNCRNLLTKGKTQEEIRQHSGAVVSTKGLYMSDAEKSTNTGVERPLYLHVQGRTQDEVNKAVMRIKEIISEDVLRASGGQQPAVMPPVPVYPQPPRPVTPAQPVRPHLPPNPRPSNAPVTPAHRPPPPHSGSFVHTKIFVGLDQSLPTFNVNERVEGPNGSYLQHIQTETGARVFLRGKGSGYIEQASRRESFEPLYLYISHPNPAGLEAAKKLCESLLETVRADHARMLSVYTATGSTQVYPNQGYPTGSTYSNQSWYGYPSAYPAYPSSGSYWSSSNAPPSQASLSSTPPSQGMVQYPVCSRQQSTFLLQGEGGASEEVLNDDSNSPKSRSPKRHFLEDGDEVQEVPEQSSPNAPVKTMSVSDGSRSDGILMPPPPPPVSILPAVRKRQRDPESLDPAHPHPATVEKEEGKRLKVTDSSGLVPYGGDSSDEEEERTRSGKKNSA, from the exons ATGCAAATGGCATCAGGAACACC GTGTCTGAACAGTAGATGGGATCAACCCAAGTCAAAGGCAGATATGCTGCAgggcattctgggaaatgtgTCCCACGCACTTTCAACCCATGTGGCGTCAGCTCCTGTTAGCTCAGCGGGCACGGGTCCGAGCTCAGCTGTCGGGAGCGTGCAGCTCTCCACGGTCCAGACTGCGGCTGCGACAGCAGGAGCATGTGCGCCAACACGGTACTCCTCTGCCGGGAACAATCCTCCACAAGGTGGGGTTGAGATGGCAGCTGCTATGGCTGCCAAAATTAATGCTATGCTGATGGCCAAAGGAAAACTCAAGCCTCTACAGCCTTTGCCCAGCAAG gcACCCCCTTGTGTGTCACTGCCTGGCAGTAGTGAAGAAGTAGTGGTTACTGAGGTGGACATTAATGATGTACCTGTTAACTGCAGAAACCTGCTCACCAAAGGCAAAACCCAGGAGGAG ATACGGCAGCACAGCGGAGCTGTTGTCTCAACTAAAGGCCTCTACATGAGTGACGCAGAGAAATCCACTAACACAGGAGT AGAGCGCCCTCTATATCTGCACGTGCAGGGCCGCACTCAGGACGAAGTGAACA AGGCCGTGATGCGGATTAAGGAGATCATCTCGGAGGACGTGCTGCGGGCATCAGGGGGGCAGCAACCTGCTGTGATGCCCCCTGTCCCTGTTTACCCCCAGCCTCCCCGCCCCGTGACCCCTGCACAGCCAGTGCGACCCCACCTCCCCCCAAATCCCCGCCCCTCTAACGCCCCCGTAACACCTGCGCACAGACCTCCACCTCCTCATTCAGGG AGTTTTGTGCACACTAAGATATTTGTAGGCTTGGACCAGTCGCTGCCGACGTTCAACGTGAATGAGAGAGTGGAGGGGCCAAACGGCTCATACCTCCAGCACATCCAGACAGAGACGGGCGCACGCGTATTCCTCCGGGGGAAAGGCTCTGGATACATTGAGCAGGCGTCACGCCGAGAGAGCTTTGAACCGCTCTATCTTTACATCAG cCACCCGAACCCTGCTGGTCTGGAAGCAGCTAAGAAACTCTGTGAGAGTCTTTTAGAGACG GTGCGGGCGGATCATGCACGTATGCTGTCTGTGTACACAGCAACCGGTTCCACACAAG TGTACCCAAACCAAGGATACCCCACTGGCAGCACCTACAGCAACCAGTCCTGGTATGGCTACCCCAGTGCTTACCCAGCATACCCCTCCTCTGGAAGCTACTGGAGCAGCTCCAATGCCCCCCCCAGCCAAGCCAGCCTCTCCTCAACCCCACCCTCTCAGGGCATGGTGCAGTATCCTGTATGTTCCCGCCAACAATCCACTTTTCTCTTACAG ggggagggaggagcaTCAGAGGAGGTGCTGAATGATGACTCAAACAGCCCCAAATCCAGGAGCCCAAAGAGACACTTTCTGGAGGACGGTGACGAAGTCCAGGAGGTGCCAGAG caaaGCAGTCCTAATGCTCCAGTGAAGACTATGTCAGTTAGTGACGGGAGCAGATCAGATGG AATACTGAtgccaccacctccaccaccagtATCGATTCTCCCAGCAGTgcgaaagagacagagagaccctGAGAGTTTGGATCCAGCTCACCCACACCCTG ccactgtggagaaagaggaggggaagaGGTTGAAGGTCACAGACTCCTCTGGACTTGTCCCATATGGAGGAGACTCCtcggatgaggaagaggagaggactCGAAGTGGGAAGAAGAATAGTGCatag